Proteins encoded by one window of Fibrobacter sp. UWT2:
- a CDS encoding thioredoxin-like domain-containing protein, with translation MRIRTFALALLVATGASFAVPWLGVTFKKATFENHLALNVIGVHPESGCFTAGMVAGDQIIGVQGKTLTDMSQIQSAITSHKAGQKVKIEIARDGKKQTLNVALTERPDDISNLTGSAIGSKIAKFGENFYQNGEKRKDKPKATLLDFWATWCGPCRKTLPVLANIYKKYSSKGVEIIGIADEPLETLNDFYAHQHASPYPLYRDAKKEMWMRYGIHAVPTLMLLDKDGYIKRVWSGAPTEYMIEQILKDVID, from the coding sequence ATGCGTATTCGCACTTTTGCTCTCGCGCTTCTTGTTGCTACAGGCGCTTCTTTTGCTGTTCCCTGGCTGGGAGTCACCTTTAAAAAGGCGACTTTCGAAAACCACCTCGCCTTAAACGTCATTGGCGTGCATCCGGAATCGGGCTGCTTTACGGCGGGCATGGTTGCCGGCGACCAGATTATTGGTGTGCAGGGGAAAACGCTCACGGACATGAGCCAGATCCAGTCTGCGATTACAAGCCATAAGGCTGGCCAGAAGGTAAAGATCGAAATTGCCCGCGACGGGAAAAAGCAGACCTTGAATGTGGCCTTGACGGAACGCCCAGACGACATCAGTAATCTGACGGGTTCTGCGATTGGTAGTAAGATTGCAAAATTTGGCGAGAACTTCTACCAGAACGGCGAAAAACGCAAGGATAAACCGAAGGCGACGCTTCTGGATTTCTGGGCGACTTGGTGCGGTCCTTGCCGCAAGACGCTCCCGGTGCTGGCGAACATCTATAAAAAGTACAGTTCCAAGGGTGTCGAAATCATCGGTATTGCCGACGAGCCGCTCGAAACTCTGAATGATTTCTATGCACACCAGCATGCGTCGCCGTATCCGCTTTACCGCGATGCTAAAAAAGAAATGTGGATGCGCTATGGCATCCACGCAGTTCCAACACTAATGCTGCTGGATAAGGACGGCTACATCAAGCGGGTCTGGAGCGGAGCTCCTACCGAATACATGATCGAGCAGATCCTTAAAGACGTAATCGATTGA
- the metG gene encoding methionine--tRNA ligase: MKNFYVTTPIYYVNDAPHIGHSYTTVLADILTRFHKILGYQTFFLTGTDEHGQKVQRAAEKRGVTPQEHVDEYYHRFEDLWKKMGIGNDFFIRTTMPEHKAFVQECLQKLWDKGEIYSKEYEGWYSVGEERFFSEDELDENKCDPISHRPVEWLKEKNYFFKMGSYQQKLIDFLESHKDWIVPDYRWNEIRGFLRQPLNDLCISRPKARLSWGIPLPFDTDYVTYVWFDALLNYVSASTAFHKTYADGTPIWPATYHLIGKDILTTHSVYWPTMLMALDIPLPQHILAHGWWLVNGGEKMSKSAGNVVNPMDYMEKYGIDAFRYFLAREMVVGQDANFTHDAFVRRINSDLANDLGNVLNRVHRLVLNNFEGKLPAATSIGDAENEVIDLANKVIAEIKEGLPQARLSQSIETIMQLVRSINRYLEVKAPWKLAKDPAAKDELATVLYVSAEAVRLSLCLLWPVIPGKSEEGLAMIGSKFQSADDLAWGILKGGEAFGEGKPLFPRIEEEVKKQEQQPKPKQNKPLMAADVPAAMDMRVAQIKEVADHPDATSLYVLKVDAGEGELRTICSGLKNSYKAEELQDRKILLFANLKPSALRGIMSQGMLFAGDLDNEAHTCRLVSVPEDAKPGDRALFKGVAPSEPRELKVKDFEKIALSVKGGAVFCDALALEVNGKPVTCDVADGNGVH, encoded by the coding sequence ATGAAAAATTTTTACGTTACTACCCCGATTTATTATGTGAATGACGCCCCGCATATTGGGCATTCCTACACCACGGTCTTGGCCGATATTCTCACCCGTTTCCACAAGATTCTGGGCTACCAGACTTTCTTCTTGACCGGTACCGACGAACACGGCCAGAAGGTGCAGCGCGCCGCCGAAAAGCGCGGCGTGACCCCGCAGGAACACGTGGATGAATACTACCACCGTTTCGAAGACCTGTGGAAGAAGATGGGTATCGGCAACGACTTCTTTATCCGCACCACGATGCCCGAACACAAGGCTTTTGTGCAGGAATGCCTGCAGAAACTCTGGGACAAGGGTGAAATTTATTCAAAGGAATACGAAGGTTGGTACTCCGTCGGCGAAGAACGCTTCTTCAGCGAAGACGAACTCGACGAAAACAAGTGCGACCCCATCAGCCACCGCCCGGTGGAATGGCTCAAAGAAAAGAACTACTTCTTCAAGATGGGTTCTTACCAGCAGAAGCTGATTGACTTTTTGGAAAGCCACAAGGACTGGATTGTGCCGGACTACCGCTGGAACGAAATCCGCGGATTCCTCCGCCAGCCGCTGAATGACCTCTGCATCAGCCGCCCGAAGGCACGCCTCAGCTGGGGCATTCCGCTGCCGTTCGACACCGACTACGTGACCTACGTTTGGTTCGACGCCTTGCTCAACTACGTGAGCGCCTCCACCGCCTTCCACAAGACCTATGCCGACGGCACGCCGATTTGGCCCGCTACCTACCACCTGATCGGTAAGGATATTTTGACGACTCACAGCGTGTACTGGCCGACGATGCTCATGGCCCTCGACATTCCGCTCCCGCAGCACATCCTCGCCCACGGCTGGTGGCTCGTGAACGGCGGCGAAAAGATGAGCAAGTCCGCAGGCAACGTGGTGAACCCGATGGACTACATGGAAAAGTACGGCATCGACGCGTTCCGTTACTTCCTGGCCCGCGAAATGGTGGTGGGCCAGGATGCGAACTTCACGCACGACGCCTTCGTGCGCCGCATCAACAGCGACCTCGCCAACGACCTCGGCAACGTGCTGAACCGCGTACACCGCCTGGTCCTCAACAACTTTGAAGGCAAGCTCCCCGCAGCGACCTCCATCGGCGATGCCGAAAATGAAGTCATCGATCTTGCAAACAAGGTCATTGCCGAAATCAAGGAAGGCCTGCCGCAGGCTCGTCTTTCCCAATCTATCGAAACTATCATGCAGCTCGTGCGCAGCATCAACCGTTACCTCGAAGTCAAGGCTCCGTGGAAGCTCGCGAAAGACCCTGCCGCGAAGGACGAACTCGCAACGGTTCTTTATGTGTCAGCCGAAGCCGTGCGCCTTTCGCTCTGCTTGCTGTGGCCGGTGATTCCGGGCAAGTCCGAAGAAGGCCTCGCCATGATCGGTTCCAAGTTCCAGAGTGCCGACGACCTCGCCTGGGGAATCCTCAAGGGTGGCGAAGCATTCGGCGAAGGCAAGCCGCTCTTCCCGCGTATCGAAGAAGAAGTCAAGAAGCAGGAGCAACAGCCGAAGCCCAAGCAGAACAAGCCGCTGATGGCCGCCGACGTGCCAGCCGCTATGGACATGCGTGTGGCTCAGATTAAGGAAGTGGCCGACCATCCGGATGCCACGAGCCTCTACGTGCTCAAGGTGGACGCCGGCGAAGGCGAACTCCGCACCATCTGCAGCGGCCTCAAGAACAGCTACAAGGCCGAAGAACTCCAGGACCGCAAGATTCTGTTGTTCGCAAACCTGAAGCCGAGCGCTCTCCGCGGCATCATGAGCCAGGGCATGCTCTTTGCGGGCGACCTCGACAACGAAGCACACACTTGCCGCCTCGTTTCTGTACCTGAAGACGCCAAGCCCGGTGACCGTGCCCTCTTCAAGGGTGTCGCTCCGAGCGAACCGCGTGAACTCAAGGTGAAGGACTTCGAGAAGATTGCGCTCTCCGTGAAGGGTGGCGCCGTGTTCTGCGACGCCCTCGCTCTTGAAGTGAACGGCAAGCCGGTGACCTGCGACGTCGCTGACGGCAACGGCGTACACTAA
- a CDS encoding TldD/PmbA family protein, translated as MNIVDAVSCMCDLAKGEAEQFDVIASNSHSEGLSVFQGQVQNTEISDSVGLGIRVIKDGRPGYAHTERLTKEAIAQTIKDAVCHTQWTEKVDIELPAPAKIPEGNPNYNPELEKLTLADVKDFCIELEKQTFARSKEIVNIPYLGADLNSDFSIVANHNGLFYTDKGNSVSVGAGAVAVRNGISKLGNFVKSSRNWAEISMDEIATKAATYATELFGAKKIEGGKIPVVFSERVSGRIVGMYSSPFIAESMQKGTSRLAGKLGTKIASDKFSLMSDPLGEHFSHKMYFDSEGSLTRRVDVVKDGIFNEALYNLETAAKDGCKTTGNGARGFGSKMSTAFWNVYVPAGELTTAELLKLFPKCLLVVRLEGGSGCSSVSGELSIGAHGFWCENGVIQHPVDGVTLSGNYFDIIQNVVGVGNEYLDPFSSVKVPALAISELAVSC; from the coding sequence ATGAATATTGTTGATGCAGTTTCTTGTATGTGCGACCTCGCGAAGGGCGAGGCGGAACAGTTTGATGTGATTGCCTCGAATTCCCATTCCGAGGGCTTGTCGGTTTTTCAGGGCCAGGTGCAGAATACCGAAATTTCGGATTCCGTAGGGCTTGGCATTCGCGTGATTAAGGATGGCCGTCCGGGCTATGCGCACACGGAACGCTTGACGAAGGAAGCGATAGCGCAGACCATCAAGGATGCCGTTTGCCACACGCAGTGGACCGAAAAAGTGGACATCGAGCTTCCTGCTCCTGCAAAGATTCCGGAAGGCAATCCCAATTACAATCCGGAGCTTGAAAAGCTGACCCTTGCAGATGTCAAGGATTTTTGCATTGAACTTGAAAAGCAGACGTTTGCCCGTTCCAAGGAAATCGTCAATATTCCTTATTTGGGCGCAGACTTGAACAGCGATTTTTCGATTGTGGCTAACCACAATGGTCTTTTCTATACCGATAAGGGAAACTCCGTGTCGGTGGGTGCAGGTGCAGTCGCTGTGCGAAATGGCATTAGCAAGTTGGGAAACTTCGTCAAGAGTAGCCGCAACTGGGCTGAAATTTCCATGGATGAAATTGCGACCAAGGCGGCTACCTATGCGACAGAACTTTTCGGTGCCAAAAAGATCGAAGGTGGTAAGATTCCGGTCGTGTTCTCGGAACGAGTGTCGGGCAGGATCGTAGGTATGTATTCTTCGCCCTTCATTGCAGAATCCATGCAGAAGGGAACTTCTCGCCTTGCAGGCAAGTTGGGCACCAAGATTGCATCCGACAAGTTCTCGCTCATGAGTGATCCGCTGGGAGAACACTTTAGCCACAAGATGTATTTTGATTCCGAAGGCTCGCTCACTCGCCGAGTCGATGTCGTTAAAGACGGAATCTTCAACGAGGCTCTCTACAATCTAGAGACCGCGGCGAAAGACGGTTGCAAGACGACGGGTAACGGTGCCCGCGGCTTTGGCTCCAAAATGTCTACCGCTTTCTGGAACGTGTATGTGCCTGCGGGCGAACTCACCACTGCCGAACTGCTGAAGCTGTTCCCCAAGTGTCTCTTGGTGGTGCGCCTCGAAGGCGGCTCCGGCTGTAGCTCCGTGAGTGGTGAACTCAGCATCGGCGCTCATGGCTTCTGGTGCGAAAATGGCGTCATCCAGCACCCGGTCGACGGCGTGACCTTGAGTGGAAACTACTTCGACATCATTCAAAATGTCGTTGGTGTAGGCAATGAATACCTTGACCCCTTCTCAAGCGTCAAGGTCCCCGCACTTGCCATCAGTGAACTTGCGGTAAGCTGTTAA
- the fabF gene encoding beta-ketoacyl-ACP synthase II, with the protein MEEVVITGMGCVSALGNTPELLWNNLLEGKSGLATIDRFDVTNYPIKIAAAVKEFDGSEFISPRDSSRLSRCIQYAVYASFQALKNAGISPENEDPTRSGVIIGSGIGGMQIYSDSVVSLSNRGPSRVSPFFIPMSIVNMPAGEVSNRTGWMGPCYAVVSACATSNHSIAAAYDQIRLGRADIMLAGGTDETVNNVALAGFTSMKALSKRNDDPTTASRPFDKDRDGFVIGEGSGILVLESLTHAKKRGANILARVAGIGMSADAHHMSAPREDGEGVRLAIEMALREAGISPKDVGYVNTHGTSTPLGDVAECSALEKVFAGATDNLKVNSSKCMIGHALGAAGALEAIITVKSLQNQMIHATTNVFNQDERIHLDVCANKNTSHSFNYAMSDSFGFGGQNSVLLLGRN; encoded by the coding sequence ATGGAAGAAGTTGTAATTACAGGTATGGGGTGTGTTTCCGCCCTCGGCAATACGCCGGAACTCCTTTGGAACAACCTGCTGGAAGGTAAATCCGGACTCGCAACGATCGATCGCTTCGACGTGACCAACTATCCGATCAAGATAGCTGCCGCCGTCAAGGAATTCGATGGTTCCGAATTTATTTCCCCGCGTGATTCGTCCCGTCTGTCCAGGTGCATCCAGTACGCTGTGTATGCTTCTTTCCAGGCACTCAAGAACGCCGGTATTTCTCCCGAAAACGAAGATCCGACCCGCTCTGGCGTGATTATCGGTTCCGGTATCGGCGGTATGCAGATTTATAGCGATTCCGTCGTTTCGCTTTCGAACCGTGGCCCGAGCCGCGTGTCCCCGTTCTTCATTCCGATGTCTATCGTGAACATGCCCGCTGGCGAAGTTTCCAACCGCACTGGCTGGATGGGCCCCTGCTACGCAGTGGTTTCCGCTTGCGCAACCTCTAACCACTCTATCGCCGCCGCCTACGACCAGATCCGCTTGGGCCGCGCCGATATCATGCTCGCCGGTGGTACCGACGAAACCGTGAACAATGTGGCTCTCGCTGGCTTTACCTCTATGAAGGCCTTGAGCAAGCGCAACGACGATCCGACGACGGCTTCTCGTCCGTTCGATAAGGACCGCGATGGTTTCGTGATCGGTGAAGGTTCTGGCATTCTCGTTCTCGAAAGCCTTACGCATGCCAAGAAGCGTGGCGCCAACATTCTCGCTCGCGTGGCCGGCATCGGCATGAGCGCAGACGCTCACCATATGTCCGCCCCGCGTGAAGACGGCGAAGGCGTCCGCCTCGCTATCGAAATGGCTCTCCGCGAAGCCGGTATTTCCCCGAAGGATGTGGGCTACGTGAACACGCACGGTACTTCGACTCCGCTCGGCGACGTTGCTGAATGCTCCGCCCTCGAAAAGGTCTTTGCCGGTGCTACCGACAACCTCAAGGTGAATTCCTCCAAGTGCATGATCGGCCACGCTCTCGGCGCCGCCGGTGCTCTCGAAGCCATCATCACCGTGAAGTCCTTGCAGAATCAGATGATTCATGCGACCACGAACGTGTTCAACCAGGACGAACGCATCCACCTCGATGTGTGCGCCAACAAGAACACCAGCCACTCGTTCAACTACGCCATGTCCGACAGCTTCGGCTTCGGTGGCCAGAACAGCGTGCTGCTCCTCGGCCGCAACTAG
- a CDS encoding penicillin-binding transpeptidase domain-containing protein, with protein sequence MGICALMGTCIFGEKEPPKPAEEDEYAEAIDSTAANNATLQAEQLSETGLFPKADSEDLANTQATVAAAVVPENPAEVDVIDSTHIKAQKDVFMAEKIDNLLRRFRPEHAVILMVDPQSNEIIAWGERRNNHVQEKPDYFIKNTFPAASLAKTVTISAAMESNRYSLTSQIPMIGSSIHLYKNQLRVKEGYKGPFIELQDAYAKSANPPMAIVGMNVGAERLRSAAKKLGYNTNFPGALPPRSNYAPPDTGYGLAEVSSGFTEATTLTPLLAAAQVRSILMKKPLEIPWAANLDGFAPKSRIALEVGKFSDNTYYGLREAMIRTVTHGTARKNISTKHMARKNYEALTIGGKTGSLDGHDPYGRYEWFMGFAQSKADPSKAVVLVIMQVHDLQGMRSQPATQVAGMLFNYWAHQYLPKKGK encoded by the coding sequence ATGGGAATTTGCGCCCTGATGGGCACCTGCATTTTTGGCGAGAAAGAACCACCGAAGCCCGCTGAAGAAGATGAATACGCAGAAGCTATCGATTCTACCGCCGCAAATAATGCCACCCTGCAGGCCGAACAGCTAAGCGAAACGGGACTTTTCCCCAAGGCCGATTCCGAAGACCTGGCGAACACGCAGGCAACGGTTGCCGCCGCCGTCGTTCCCGAAAATCCTGCCGAAGTAGATGTCATCGACAGCACGCACATCAAGGCCCAAAAAGATGTTTTCATGGCCGAAAAGATCGACAACCTGCTTCGCCGATTCCGCCCCGAACACGCGGTGATACTGATGGTGGACCCCCAGAGCAACGAAATCATTGCCTGGGGCGAACGCCGCAACAACCACGTACAGGAAAAGCCCGACTACTTTATCAAGAACACCTTCCCGGCAGCATCGCTTGCAAAGACGGTCACCATTTCGGCCGCCATGGAATCGAACCGCTACTCGCTCACGTCGCAGATTCCGATGATTGGCTCCAGCATTCACCTTTACAAGAACCAGCTGCGCGTCAAGGAAGGCTACAAGGGACCGTTTATTGAACTACAAGACGCTTACGCCAAGTCCGCGAACCCGCCGATGGCCATCGTGGGCATGAACGTGGGTGCCGAACGTCTGCGCAGCGCCGCCAAGAAGCTCGGCTACAACACGAACTTCCCGGGAGCACTTCCCCCGCGTTCCAACTACGCTCCGCCCGATACCGGCTACGGCCTCGCCGAAGTCAGCAGCGGCTTTACGGAAGCGACCACCTTGACTCCGCTCCTTGCCGCCGCCCAGGTCCGCTCCATTCTCATGAAAAAGCCGCTCGAAATCCCGTGGGCCGCCAACCTGGACGGTTTCGCCCCCAAGAGCCGCATTGCGCTTGAGGTAGGCAAATTCAGCGACAACACTTATTATGGCCTGCGCGAAGCGATGATCCGCACGGTCACGCACGGCACCGCCCGCAAGAACATTTCGACCAAGCATATGGCCCGCAAGAACTACGAGGCTCTCACCATCGGCGGAAAGACGGGGTCTCTCGACGGACATGACCCATACGGCCGCTACGAATGGTTCATGGGTTTTGCACAGTCCAAGGCGGACCCGAGCAAGGCGGTGGTGCTCGTGATTATGCAGGTGCACGACTTGCAGGGCATGCGCTCGCAGCCGGCAACCCAGGTCGCCGGAATGCTGTTTAACTACTGGGCACACCAATATTTACCCAAGAAAGGAAAGTAA
- the orn gene encoding oligoribonuclease translates to MKSAPNLVWMDLEMSGLEPERDVILEIATIVTDPNLNILAEGPVLAIHQTENIFEGMDDWNKRHHTQSGLVERCRKSTLTMADADKMTLDFIKPFTTERGNVLCGNSITQDRRFLYKYMPLLTGWLNYRNIDVSSIKELTFRWYPDLPEFQKMEKHQALDDIRESIAELQYYRKTIFK, encoded by the coding sequence ATTAAAAGCGCACCGAACCTCGTCTGGATGGACCTCGAAATGTCGGGTCTCGAGCCGGAGAGGGACGTCATTCTCGAAATAGCGACGATCGTAACCGACCCGAACTTGAATATTTTGGCCGAAGGGCCCGTCTTGGCAATTCACCAGACCGAAAACATTTTTGAAGGCATGGACGACTGGAACAAGCGTCACCACACCCAGAGCGGACTCGTGGAACGCTGCCGCAAGTCGACTCTCACTATGGCCGACGCCGACAAGATGACGCTCGACTTCATCAAGCCCTTCACTACCGAACGCGGAAACGTGCTCTGCGGGAATTCCATTACGCAGGACAGGCGTTTTCTGTACAAGTACATGCCGCTTTTGACCGGCTGGCTGAACTACAGAAACATCGACGTGAGTTCCATCAAGGAACTGACCTTCCGCTGGTACCCGGACTTGCCGGAATTCCAGAAGATGGAAAAGCACCAGGCCCTGGACGATATCCGCGAAAGCATCGCCGAACTCCAGTACTACCGCAAGACGATTTTTAAGTAA
- a CDS encoding helix-turn-helix transcriptional regulator: MARHGTPTPGQAILEGIEWLKMDKAEFARRIGVPMETLEGLIAGTVEITRELAEALESVTGSPAAYWRMLASKAKRNV, translated from the coding sequence ATGGCAAGGCATGGAACACCCACTCCGGGGCAGGCAATTTTAGAAGGCATTGAATGGCTCAAGATGGATAAGGCGGAATTTGCCCGCCGCATCGGGGTCCCGATGGAGACTCTTGAGGGCTTGATTGCAGGAACGGTTGAAATTACCCGTGAACTCGCTGAAGCACTTGAATCCGTGACGGGAAGCCCCGCCGCTTACTGGCGCATGCTTGCCAGCAAAGCCAAGAGGAATGTGTAA
- the lgt gene encoding prolipoprotein diacylglyceryl transferase: MEPTWWNLIPSYFDGTAFTLGNFPVRWYGIMYIFAFVTGYLTLMHVNKKEKLGYTKDQFDSLFTWIIAGIIIGARLGYVFFYKPGYYLANPTEIIFPMTHDALGYHFTGISGMSYHGGMILGTIFTYIGLKRNKMKVWEGLNLCFMLAPLAYTWGRWGNFINGELFGEVTTSSIGMWFPLAHDSPITNPILHHPSQLYEMLFEGVILFAVLYNLRRIPLLRDKMPCLYLMGYGLFRFFIEFFRRPDAHIGRVDLFGMSRGQTLCSVMFLTGLIWLIVLIYRQKKAVGSRQ, translated from the coding sequence ATGGAACCGACATGGTGGAATCTAATCCCTTCTTATTTTGACGGAACGGCCTTTACGCTCGGGAATTTCCCGGTGCGCTGGTACGGCATCATGTACATTTTCGCCTTCGTGACTGGCTACCTGACGCTGATGCACGTGAACAAGAAGGAAAAGCTGGGCTACACCAAGGACCAGTTCGACAGTCTGTTCACCTGGATTATCGCTGGCATCATTATCGGTGCACGCCTGGGCTACGTGTTCTTTTACAAGCCTGGCTACTACCTTGCCAATCCGACCGAAATCATTTTCCCGATGACCCACGATGCGCTCGGTTACCACTTTACGGGCATTTCGGGTATGAGCTATCACGGCGGCATGATTCTCGGCACGATTTTCACCTACATTGGCCTGAAGCGCAACAAGATGAAAGTGTGGGAAGGCCTGAACCTTTGCTTTATGCTGGCGCCGCTCGCCTACACTTGGGGTCGCTGGGGCAACTTTATTAACGGCGAACTTTTTGGCGAAGTCACCACGAGCAGTATCGGCATGTGGTTCCCGCTCGCCCACGACAGTCCCATTACGAACCCGATTCTGCACCACCCGAGCCAGCTTTACGAGATGCTGTTCGAAGGCGTGATTCTATTTGCAGTTTTGTACAACTTAAGGCGCATTCCGTTGCTGCGCGACAAGATGCCTTGTCTGTACCTGATGGGCTACGGCCTCTTTAGATTCTTCATTGAATTTTTCCGCAGGCCCGATGCGCACATCGGCCGCGTAGACCTGTTCGGCATGAGCCGCGGACAGACGCTTTGCAGCGTCATGTTCCTGACCGGCTTAATTTGGCTGATTGTCCTGATTTACAGGCAGAAGAAAGCAGTAGGCAGTAGACAGTAG
- a CDS encoding FISUMP domain-containing protein, whose translation MNRIWMLFLCMSLLATTAFVACGDSSSADSDSSSESNDAKGKFVDSRDGQTYKTVTIGTQTWMAENLNFKVDSSFCYQDEEKNCDKYGRLYTWAAAIDRPESECGRGHTCSMPLGNIQGVCPEGWHLPSDEEWNVLIYTLGGSGGVAGPKLRSTEWKCGGGEYRIAEDGTNASGFSALPAGYKSYFRYESGISFFWTSSIWVADGYNYVASIRLTCFLPDDVSEEFSQKSEGFSVRCLQDDENQSSNVDSTSSESVEGIVGSMTDSRDGQTYKTVTIGSQTWMAENLNYEADSSLGNSNESVDSAKHEHLYTWAAALGMSEEDCGRERTCYVLPSGNVQGVCPSGWHLPSKAEWETLFVSVGGALTEAKSLISIAGWNDSGDASFWSATEFGNYSAYHMGQTNDGARLYYGSKAFEFPVRCIQD comes from the coding sequence ATGAACCGTATATGGATGTTGTTTTTATGCATGTCGCTGCTTGCGACGACAGCCTTTGTTGCCTGTGGAGATTCGTCTTCTGCAGATTCTGATTCGTCGTCCGAATCAAACGATGCCAAGGGAAAATTTGTTGATTCTCGCGATGGTCAAACCTACAAGACCGTGACGATCGGTACGCAGACATGGATGGCTGAAAACCTTAATTTCAAAGTGGATTCTAGTTTCTGCTATCAAGATGAAGAAAAAAACTGCGACAAGTATGGTCGCTTGTATACTTGGGCTGCGGCGATAGACAGGCCAGAGAGCGAGTGTGGCAGGGGCCATACATGTTCTATGCCATTAGGGAATATTCAGGGAGTGTGCCCCGAAGGCTGGCATTTGCCTAGCGATGAGGAATGGAATGTTTTGATCTATACTTTGGGTGGATCTGGTGGGGTGGCAGGTCCCAAACTCAGGTCTACGGAGTGGAAATGCGGTGGCGGTGAATATAGGATTGCTGAGGATGGTACGAATGCTTCCGGGTTTTCGGCGCTCCCTGCCGGCTACAAGAGCTACTTCAGGTATGAGAGTGGCATCTCGTTTTTTTGGACTTCTTCCATCTGGGTGGCTGATGGCTACAACTACGTTGCGAGCATACGCCTGACTTGCTTTTTGCCCGACGACGTGAGTGAAGAATTCTCTCAAAAGAGCGAAGGGTTTTCTGTCCGTTGCCTCCAGGACGATGAAAATCAGAGCTCAAATGTTGACTCCACTAGTTCCGAGTCTGTTGAGGGAATTGTTGGTTCTATGACGGACTCTCGCGATGGTCAGACATATAAGACGGTAACCATTGGTTCGCAGACGTGGATGGCTGAAAACCTTAACTACGAAGCTGATTCTAGCCTCGGCAACAGCAATGAGAGTGTAGACAGTGCTAAGCATGAACATCTTTATACTTGGGCGGCCGCTTTAGGCATGTCTGAGGAAGACTGTGGCCGTGAAAGGACATGTTATGTATTGCCTTCGGGAAATGTTCAGGGGGTATGCCCGAGCGGTTGGCACTTGCCTAGCAAGGCTGAATGGGAAACTTTGTTTGTCTCCGTTGGAGGGGCATTGACTGAAGCCAAGTCTCTAATTTCCATAGCCGGTTGGAATGATTCCGGTGACGCCAGTTTCTGGAGCGCAACTGAGTTTGGCAACTACAGCGCCTATCATATGGGTCAGACTAACGATGGTGCGAGACTTTATTATGGCAGTAAAGCCTTTGAATTTCCGGTTCGCTGTATCCAGGACTAG
- a CDS encoding nucleotidyltransferase family protein: MAFSPEEGSFALDRKLSDSEWASVHSESLRHLVTAIAYRSINRLPKELRPSMELVFQWASEAETVKGHNELLNAEAARLAQLFEAQGRKTAVLKGAANARLYPDPFMRHAGDIDLWVEGGRKSVVALVKKMGYELDEKDEGSPHHIHIQGASKVPVEVHFRPSSGVFNPFARRRLLRYLENEILNTERVPEGFSVPSIKFALAMQLAHIQRHFFKGGVGLKQLVDYFVLLEHSTANDRREISAKLSRFGLKRLGAAVMWIMGEVFGLENDKMLVPPDAKLGKRMLAEVYESGNFGFNRVNAKDEHGMNFVVRWLGNRWKTIRLVPFSLSEVFWQEADYWRDFVRKIPLRIKYRRISIWDLYH, translated from the coding sequence ATGGCGTTTTCTCCAGAAGAGGGCTCGTTCGCTTTAGACCGTAAGTTGAGTGATTCCGAATGGGCGTCGGTTCATTCGGAAAGTTTGCGTCATTTGGTGACAGCAATCGCTTACCGCTCCATTAACCGTTTGCCCAAGGAGCTGCGCCCTTCTATGGAACTTGTATTCCAATGGGCGAGCGAAGCGGAGACTGTCAAGGGGCATAACGAACTTCTGAATGCCGAGGCGGCTAGGCTTGCGCAGCTGTTCGAGGCGCAGGGCCGCAAGACGGCCGTGTTGAAGGGAGCTGCCAACGCAAGACTTTACCCGGATCCGTTCATGCGGCATGCCGGCGATATCGACTTGTGGGTTGAAGGTGGCCGCAAAAGCGTTGTGGCTCTTGTGAAAAAAATGGGCTACGAACTTGACGAAAAGGACGAGGGCTCTCCGCATCATATCCATATTCAAGGCGCAAGCAAGGTTCCCGTAGAAGTTCATTTTAGGCCTTCTTCTGGAGTGTTTAATCCTTTTGCGAGACGGCGCCTGCTGCGGTATTTGGAAAACGAAATCTTGAATACGGAGCGTGTGCCCGAAGGATTTTCTGTACCCTCTATCAAGTTCGCTCTTGCGATGCAGTTGGCGCATATCCAGCGGCATTTTTTCAAGGGGGGAGTGGGGCTCAAGCAGCTTGTGGACTATTTTGTTTTGCTCGAGCATTCTACAGCCAATGACCGTCGCGAAATTTCGGCGAAGCTTTCTCGATTTGGCCTCAAGCGGCTGGGGGCTGCCGTCATGTGGATCATGGGCGAGGTTTTCGGTCTCGAAAATGACAAAATGTTGGTGCCCCCTGACGCAAAACTGGGCAAAAGGATGCTTGCCGAGGTTTACGAAAGCGGAAACTTCGGGTTTAACCGCGTGAACGCCAAGGACGAGCACGGAATGAATTTCGTGGTACGTTGGCTGGGGAATCGCTGGAAAACGATTCGCTTGGTGCCTTTTTCGCTGTCTGAAGTTTTTTGGCAAGAGGCGGATTATTGGCGAGATTTCGTCAGAAAGATCCCTTTACGTATCAAATATCGCCGGATTTCGATTTGGGATTTGTACCACTAG